A part of Oryctolagus cuniculus chromosome 15, mOryCun1.1, whole genome shotgun sequence genomic DNA contains:
- the LBX1 gene encoding transcription factor LBX1, translating to MTSKEDGKAAPGEERRRSPLDHLPPPANSNKPLTPFSIEDILNKPSVRRSYSLCGAAHLLAAADKHAPGGLPLAGRALLSQTSPLCALEELASKTFKGLEVSVLQAAEGRDGMTIFGQRQTPKKRRKSRTAFTNHQIYELEKRFLYQKYLSPADRDQIAQQLGLTNAQVITWFQNRRAKLKRDLEEMKADVESAKKLGPSGQMDIVALAELEQNSEAAGGGVPGCGRAKSRPGSPVLPPGAPQAPGAGPLQLSPASPLTDQRASSQDCSEDEEDEEIDVDD from the exons ATGACTTCCAAGGAGGATGGCAAGGCGGCGCCGGGGGAGGAGCGGCGGCGCAGCCCGCTGGACCACCTGCCGCCGCCCGCCAACTCCAACAAGCCGCTGACGCCGTTCAGCATCGAGGACATCCTCAACAAGCCGTCCGTGCGGAGAAGTTACTCGCTGTGCGGGGCGGCGCACCTGCTGGCCGCCGCCGACAAGCACGCGCCGGGCGGCTTGCCCCTGGCGGGCCGCGCGCTGCTCTCGCAGACCTCGCCGCTGTGCGCGCTGGAGGAGCTCGCCAGCAAGACCTTTAAGGGGCTGGAGGTCAGCGTCCTGCAGGCTGCTGAAG GCCGCGACGGGATGACCATCTTCGGGCAGCGGCAGACCCCAAAGAAGCGACGGAAGTCGCGCACGGCCTTCACCAACCACCAGATCTACGAGTTGGAAAAGCGCTTCCTGTACCAGAAGTACCTGTCCCCGGCAGATCGCGACCAGATCGcgcagcagctgggcctcaccAACGCTCAGGTCATCACCTGGTTCCAGAATCGACGCGCCAAGCTCAAGCGGGACCTGGAGGAAATGAAGGCCGACGTGGAGTCAGCCAAGAAACTAGGCCCCAGCGGACAGATGGACATCGTGGCGCTGGCGGAACTCGAGCAGAACTCGGAGGCCGCAGGCGGAGGCGTCCCGGGCTGCGGCAGGGCCAAGTCGAGGCCCGGCTCCCCGGTGCTGCCCCCCGGCGCCCCGCAGGCCCCGGGAGCCGGGCCCCTGCAGCTCTCGCCCGCCTCTCCGCTCACGGACCAgcgggccagcagccaggactgctcgGAGGACGAGGAGGACGAAGAGATCGACGTGGACGATTGA